Proteins from a genomic interval of Pelotomaculum isophthalicicum JI:
- a CDS encoding DNA polymerase III subunit alpha — MFIHLHLHSEYSLLDGAARIKGAVAKAKEMGMPALAITDHGVMYGVMDFYKACQKAEIKPVLGCEVYVAPRTMSDRTPRVDDSYNHLVLLAKNQEGYHNLLNLVSLGFTKGFYYKPRVDKESLARYSKGLIALSGCIAGEVAAKILAGENEKARQAAGFYREIFGPDNYYLELQDHGFEEQRTANKELLRIHKEMDIPLVVTNDVHYIRREDAESQDVLMAIQTGKSIDDPGRMKFQSEELYLKSPEEMNLLFGEIPQALRNTLEIAERCNVEMDFGKYFLPHYAVPQGYTTETYLEELCYRGARRVFGELSEEIKKRLDYELGVIKQMGYPAYFLIVWDFIHFARQKGIPVGPGRGSAAGSLVAYSLGITNIDPLKYGLLFERFLNPERVSMPDIDIDFCYERRGEVINYVVQKYGADRVAQIITFGTMAARMAVRDVGRALSMPYGDVDRVAKLVPAELHVTIEKALNEVSELKELYEQKPEVKKLIDTAAALEGMPRHASTHAAGVVITQDPLTHYLPLYKTSDGPVTTQFAKETVEELGLLKMDLLGLRTLTVIGDAVRLIFESTGINIDIDLIPLDDQATYDMLCKGETAGVFQLESSGMRAILKDLKPEVFEDIVALVALYRPGPLGSGMVDDFIKNKHGLTKVKYLHPRLEPVLKDTYGVILYQEQVMRIASDLAGFSLGEADLLRRAMGKKKPEIIAGLRSQFIQGAENNGVDKNIAGQVFDLMEYFAGYGFNKSHSAAYALVSYQTAYLKANYPVQYMAALITSVKDNTDKVAAYIEECRRLGIEVLPPDVNESRESFTPVGKKIRFGLAALKNVGPGAVEAIIRVREQGGPFSGYANFCQRLDTKVINKRVLESLIKCGAFDSLGHRRAQLMAAVDAGLGLAQQSQRDRENGQLSLLDLFSDGAEESVSITLPLVPEFPKGQLLMLEKETLGLYISGHPLSQYREILNRLTTATTVEISDLPDDCQVILGGMIASIKKINTRKGDMMAFLTLEDLTGTVEVLVFPRPYESNKLIIKVDEAVLIKGKVSGNGEEVKVICEDISTIESHLGGEVHIKLESASSSLLDQVQMILSSFKGKSPVFFHLEKEKKVYQSGEEYWVDLSKPVVKKLVDLLGKTGVEVRRIIDDPDLMDNQQTVDERSPLRKKRKFRSLLEL, encoded by the coding sequence TTGTTTATCCATTTGCATCTTCATTCGGAATATAGTTTGTTAGACGGCGCGGCCCGGATCAAGGGGGCTGTGGCAAAGGCCAAGGAGATGGGAATGCCTGCCCTGGCTATCACCGATCACGGGGTGATGTACGGTGTGATGGATTTTTACAAAGCGTGCCAAAAGGCTGAAATCAAGCCCGTCCTGGGCTGCGAGGTCTATGTCGCGCCGCGTACCATGAGCGACCGCACACCGCGTGTTGATGACAGCTACAACCATTTAGTCCTTCTCGCTAAAAATCAAGAGGGCTATCATAACTTATTGAATCTTGTTTCCCTGGGGTTTACCAAAGGTTTTTATTATAAGCCAAGAGTGGACAAGGAATCACTAGCCCGCTACAGCAAAGGGCTAATCGCTTTGAGCGGCTGTATCGCCGGAGAGGTGGCCGCCAAAATCCTGGCCGGGGAGAATGAAAAGGCCAGACAGGCGGCCGGTTTTTACCGGGAAATCTTTGGCCCGGATAATTATTACCTGGAGCTTCAGGACCATGGGTTCGAAGAGCAGAGGACCGCCAACAAGGAACTGTTGCGTATTCACAAAGAGATGGATATCCCCCTGGTAGTTACCAACGATGTACATTACATCAGGCGTGAAGACGCCGAGAGCCAGGATGTGCTGATGGCCATCCAAACCGGTAAAAGTATCGATGACCCGGGCCGGATGAAGTTTCAATCGGAAGAACTCTACTTAAAAAGCCCTGAAGAGATGAACCTTCTTTTCGGTGAAATTCCCCAAGCTTTGCGGAATACGCTGGAAATTGCCGAACGCTGCAATGTTGAGATGGACTTCGGCAAATACTTTTTGCCTCATTACGCGGTGCCACAGGGGTACACAACGGAAACCTATCTGGAGGAGCTTTGTTACCGTGGCGCCCGCAGGGTTTTTGGTGAGCTGAGTGAAGAAATAAAAAAGCGCCTGGATTATGAGCTTGGTGTGATAAAACAGATGGGATACCCGGCCTATTTCTTGATTGTCTGGGATTTTATCCATTTTGCCAGGCAAAAGGGGATACCGGTGGGACCTGGCCGCGGCTCCGCTGCCGGCAGCCTGGTGGCGTACAGTCTGGGCATAACCAATATTGACCCGTTAAAATACGGGTTGCTTTTCGAACGCTTCCTTAATCCTGAGAGAGTATCCATGCCCGATATCGATATTGACTTTTGTTATGAGCGGCGGGGCGAGGTTATTAATTATGTAGTGCAAAAATACGGCGCTGATAGAGTGGCGCAGATTATTACTTTCGGCACTATGGCCGCGCGGATGGCAGTCAGAGATGTGGGACGGGCGTTAAGCATGCCCTATGGCGACGTGGATAGGGTGGCCAAATTGGTTCCCGCGGAACTGCACGTTACCATTGAAAAAGCGCTTAACGAAGTATCTGAGTTAAAAGAGTTGTATGAGCAAAAACCGGAGGTAAAAAAACTAATTGATACAGCCGCCGCTTTAGAAGGAATGCCGAGGCATGCTTCTACCCACGCGGCCGGCGTGGTGATTACGCAGGATCCGCTTACTCATTATCTTCCTTTATACAAGACGTCCGATGGTCCGGTAACGACTCAGTTTGCCAAAGAAACGGTTGAAGAGCTCGGCCTGTTGAAAATGGACCTGCTGGGGCTAAGGACGTTGACGGTGATTGGTGACGCGGTGCGCCTGATTTTTGAGAGCACCGGAATTAATATCGACATTGATCTCATTCCGCTTGATGATCAGGCTACTTATGATATGCTTTGCAAAGGCGAAACGGCTGGCGTTTTCCAGCTTGAAAGCAGCGGTATGCGCGCAATACTTAAAGATTTAAAGCCGGAAGTATTTGAAGATATTGTAGCGCTGGTGGCGTTGTACCGTCCTGGCCCCCTGGGCAGCGGCATGGTGGACGATTTTATTAAAAACAAGCATGGCTTGACAAAAGTGAAATACCTTCATCCAAGACTCGAACCAGTTTTAAAGGACACATACGGCGTAATTTTATATCAGGAACAGGTTATGCGTATAGCTAGCGATTTGGCCGGTTTCAGTCTTGGCGAGGCGGATCTTTTACGCAGGGCGATGGGTAAAAAAAAGCCGGAGATTATTGCCGGTTTGCGTTCCCAGTTTATTCAAGGAGCCGAGAACAACGGGGTAGATAAGAATATAGCAGGCCAGGTTTTCGACCTGATGGAATATTTCGCGGGATATGGCTTTAATAAATCACACAGCGCGGCATATGCTTTGGTTTCTTACCAAACCGCTTATTTGAAGGCGAATTATCCGGTTCAGTACATGGCGGCGTTAATTACTTCGGTCAAGGATAATACGGACAAGGTCGCGGCATATATTGAGGAATGCCGCCGGCTGGGGATTGAAGTGTTACCCCCTGATGTTAATGAAAGCAGGGAAAGCTTTACACCCGTCGGAAAGAAGATACGTTTCGGGCTGGCGGCGCTAAAAAATGTCGGTCCGGGCGCTGTGGAGGCGATCATCCGGGTCCGGGAACAGGGAGGCCCTTTTAGTGGATACGCCAACTTTTGTCAGAGGTTAGATACAAAAGTAATCAATAAAAGGGTACTTGAAAGCCTGATAAAATGTGGGGCCTTTGATTCTCTCGGCCACCGCCGGGCTCAGTTGATGGCGGCGGTGGACGCAGGGCTGGGCTTGGCTCAGCAGTCTCAACGCGACCGGGAAAACGGGCAGCTTTCCCTATTGGATCTCTTCAGCGACGGCGCTGAAGAATCGGTTAGTATTACTCTTCCCTTAGTTCCGGAATTCCCGAAAGGCCAATTGTTGATGTTGGAAAAGGAAACCTTGGGTCTTTATATCAGCGGCCACCCGTTATCACAATACCGTGAAATATTAAACCGGCTGACTACGGCTACCACGGTTGAGATAAGCGATTTGCCCGATGATTGTCAGGTGATTTTAGGTGGGATGATTGCTAGTATTAAAAAAATCAATACTCGCAAAGGGGATATGATGGCTTTTTTAACCCTGGAGGATCTTACCGGAACGGTTGAAGTACTGGTTTTTCCGCGGCCTTACGAATCAAACAAACTGATTATTAAAGTGGACGAAGCGGTATTAATCAAGGGAAAAGTCAGTGGCAACGGAGAAGAAGTAAAGGTAATCTGCGAAGATATTTCTACTATTGAAAGTCATCTGGGTGGGGAAGTGCATATTAAACTAGAAAGCGCATCATCCTCTTTGCTGGATCAGGTCCAGATGATTTTAAGCAGTTTTAAAGGAAAATCCCCTGTATTTTTCCATCTTGAGAAAGAAAAAAAAGTATATCAAAGTGGGGAAGAATACTGGGTTGATTTATCAAAACCAGTTGTGAAAAAACTGGTGGATTTACTCGGTAAGACTGGCGTTGAAGTCAGAAGAATAATAGATGATCCTGATTTAATGGATAATCAACAAACAGTAGATGAAAGATCACCGTTAAGAAAAAAAAGAAAATTCCGCAGCCTTCTCGAACTATAA